One window of the Nicotiana tabacum cultivar K326 chromosome 4, ASM71507v2, whole genome shotgun sequence genome contains the following:
- the LOC107785331 gene encoding transcription termination factor MTERF6, chloroplastic/mitochondrial — METSTSHSSGIMWFFKDRGFDDKSIHEMFQKCKRLEGVQREKASENWDYLRSIGIQERKLPSVVRKCPKILILGLHEKLVPMVHCLETLGSKPKEVASAITKFPHILSHSVEEKLCPLLAFFEALGITDKQLGKMILLNPRIISYSIEHKLSQMVEFLSSLHLSKEGIGKVMVKNPYIMGYSVDKRLGPTSEFLKSLGLTDMDLEKVVVNYPEVLCRDVNKILKPNLSYLTSRGFGVGQIAAVVTCYPPVLIKSVTNSLEPRIKFLIDVMGRRLDEVVDYPDYFRHSLKKRLESRQKLLTQKDISCTLSEMLDCNQKKFLFKFGLVQ; from the coding sequence ATGGAGACTTCAACCAGCCATAGTTCTGGCATTATGTGGTTCTTCAAAGACAGAGGTTTTGATGATAAAAGCATTCATGAAATGTTCCAAAAGTGCAAGCGCCTTGAGGGCGTGCAAAGGGAGAAAGCGTCTGAAAACTGGGACTACTTGAGAAGCATAGGCATCCAAGAGAGGAAACTTCCTTCTGTTGTTCGGAAATGTCCCAAAATCCTTATTCTAGGCTTGCATGAGAAACTTGTCCCAATGGTTCACTGTCTTGAAACACTGGGTTCGAAACCAAAGGAAGTTGCTTCTGCCATTACTAAATTTCCGCACATACTCTCTCACAGTGTGGAAGAGAAGCTCTGTCCACTCCTTGCTTTCTTTGAAGCGCTTGGTATAACGGACAAACAACTGGGTAAGATGATACTGCTCAATCCAAGGATTATAAGCTACAGCATAGAACATAAGCTTTCACAGATGGTGGAATTTCTTTCCAGCCTTCATCTATCAAAGGAAGGTATTGGTAAAGTTATGGTGAAGAATCCATATATTATGGGTTATAGCGTTGATAAGCGGCTAGGTCCTACTTCAGAGTTTTTGAAATCACTTGGTTTAACAGATATGGATCTCGAGAAAGTGGTAGTTAATTACCCAGAAGTTTTGTGTAGAGATGTGAACAAGATTCTGAAACCTAACCTATCTTACTTGACATCACGGGGATTTGGAGTTGGACAGATTGCAGCTGTGGTCACTTGTTATCCTCCTGTTCTGATAAAGAGTGTTACCAACTCTTTAGAGCCAAGGATTAAGTTTCTGATAGATGTTATGGGGAGGCGACTTGATGAAGTTGTTGATTATCCAGACTACTTTCGGCATAGCTTGAAGAAAAGATTAGAGTCAAGGCAAAAACTTCTAACGCAGAAGGACATAAGCTGTACGCTGAGTGAAATGCTGGATTGTAATCAGAAGAAATTCCTATTCAAGTTTGGTCTAGTTCAGTGA
- the LOC107785332 gene encoding DNA repair RAD52-like protein 1, mitochondrial: MAFSSLRSTSSSVLNRVRFCQCSFSAKPSSSSSHRAVKDKDKDKEKMMSDSDRETPEYDVPTSGISRPLSEILKELNKKVPDSLIKFRHEPNGFSLKYIPWHIVNRILNLHAPEWSGEVRSINYSSDGKSVSVVYRVTLYGTDAEIYRESTGTASVDDPGYGDPVQKAEGMAFRRACARFGLGLHLYHEDMS; the protein is encoded by the exons ATGGCCTTTTCTTCATTgcgttcaacctcttcttctgTGTTGAACAGAGTCCGATTTTGCCAGTGCTCTTTCTCTGCCAAGCCCTCGTCTTCTTCTTCCCATCGGGCAGTCAAAGACAAAGACAAAGACAAAGAGAAAATGATGTCTGATTCCGACAGGGAAACGCCGGAGTACGATGTCCCAACTTCAGGAATCAGCCGACCACTTTCTGAGATACTCAAAGAGCTGAACAAGAAGGTCCCCGATTCCCTCATCAAGTTTCGCCACGAACCTAATGGCTTCTCCCTCAAATATATCCCCTG GCATATTGTGAATAGGATTCTGAATTTACATGCTCCAG AATGGTCTGGCGAAGTTCGAAGCATCAATTACTCATCTGATGGCAAGTCAGTTTCAGTTGTTTACCGTGTAACACTATATGGGACTGATGCAGAG ATATATCGGGAATCAACTGGCACTGCTTCAGTAGATGACCCAGGTTATGGGGATCCTGTGCAGAAGGCAGAGGGTATGGCATTTCGTCGAGCTTGTGCTCGATTTGGGCTGGGACTTCATCTTTATCATGAGGACATGTCATAG